In Pseudobdellovibrio exovorus JSS, the genomic stretch CGCGCCCAAGAACGTTTCGATCGTCATCTTGCGTGAAACATCGTCGGCAAAACCACGCTCTGCGATCCAATCTTGCCAGTACATCATCATTTCGAAAACGAATCCTGTACCGCTAGAGCAAGAAATCATCAAGGCTTCAAATTGATCTTCGTTGTCGACTTTCATCACATAGCCTAAGCCGCCAAAGAGGTCGTCCATCAGACTGGAAACAAAACCTTCATCTTCATCGGGACTCATAAAGCCAATAACTCCACGACCGATAATAGACGGAGTGTTCGGCATCAGGCGCACAAGGCGTCCCGTGGGAATTTGCTTTTCAAGCGAGTCGAAAGGGATTCCCGCCGCCAGTGAAATCACGATTTGATGATCGCTAAATTGTCCAGTTAGGCCTTCGAGTGCCGTTGAAAAATCTTGAGGCTTCACCGCGATAATCACCACATCACATTCTGCAATGATCTCTTGGTTATGGGCTCTGGTTTGAACCTGAAACTGCTCGGCTAGTTTGAGCAATTTGCCCTGAGTCCGATTGGAAACCATGATGTGATCTGGTCTGATCTCTTTCGATTCCACCATGCCCTTCACCAGAGCCTGAGTCATGTTACCGGCTCCGATAAAGCCGATTTTCATTGTTTTCAGCAGTGGATTTTTCATGACGGACCTCGTTTCTGATCTTTCTGTGATTCTCTTTCTCCAAATAGCGTCGTACCTAACCTGATCCATGTTGCCCCCTCTTGAAGTGCAATTTGATAGTCGTGACTGGTGCCCATTGAGTACTCGTGTAAATCGAACTTGCTTCCAATATATTTCAATTCTTTAAAAAAAGCGCGGTTTTTTTCAGGTTCATTTTCTAGCGGTGGCATGGTCATCAATCCGACGATCTGAATGCCGCTCAACGCTTGCAGACGTGTCCACTCAGACTCAAAATCCTCTTTTAAAAATCCAGATTTGGTCGGCTCCTCAGAAAGATTCAGTTGAATGAATACTTTTTGAATGTGCTGGATAGACAGTGCAGCTGCTGAAATTTTTTCTGCTAAAGCAAAGCTGTCGATAGAATGAATATAAGTGAAATGCTTCTTTAAGAATTTAACTTTATTTTTTTGAATAGGGCCGATCAAGTGCCACTGAATATTAGAAAAATCTTTTAAGAGTTCAATTTTTTCTAAGGCTTCTTGAATGTAGTTTTCGCCAAAATCGCGCTGTCCTTCATTGTATAAAGAAATGATTTTTTCAGTGGGTTGAAGTTTACTGACCGCCAGAATTTTTTGTTTGGACGAGAGCTTTTGTGAAATCAAAGAGCGGGCGGTTGGCGCAGGAATTCCCATGAGTTAAGTGTGAAGAGTTTTTCTAGAGCTTGCAAGGGAAGTCCCACCACATTATTAAAGTCGCCGTCGTAGTGGGTCACAAATTTTCCACCTTCCCCCTGAATGGCGTAGGCACCGGCTTTGTCGAGGGGCTCTTTGCTGGCGATGTAGTCCAGAATTTCAGAATCCGTCAGTGAACGGAAGTGCACCACAGTTGTCTCGATATGAGACACAACTTCGTCACTGTTCAGGTTGCTGTCGAGGTCCAGTAGAACTATTCCTGTTTTGACCTCGTGGCTGCGACCTGAAAGTGCTTTTAAGAAGTCGAAGGCCATCTGTTCGGTCTCTGGCTTGCCTAAAGTCTGGTTATCCAAACACACCAAGGTATCAGCAGTCAGGACTACATGATGGGGATAGCTCAGACCTTCGTCGTGTAGACGGGTGCGCACCGCCTCGGCCTTTCGTCTGGCAATGTCTAAAATTTGTTCGTTAAGACTTAGGTTTTTGTCAGGAATTTCCGATACATAAACAGGGAATGGAACAAATTGATAACCTGCTTTTTTTAGAATTTCAGAACGTCGCGGAGACTGTGAAGCCAGAATTAATGTGCGGTTCAATTTTTTCATACCCAATGAATTTACTGGAAAAAAACTCACTTGAAAAGAGGAGCTATGGGTAGTTTAGAACTAATGCTTTTCGGCGGAATTATTTTAGCCGGTGCTGCTGTTTATCTATTCGTGTCGTCTCTGTTAGCAGGTCGTCCCGGAGAATCGCAGTTATCATGGGCTAGCGGTAATGAACCTGTTAAATCCAAGAATGCCATTATCAATATCTGTCGTCCGATGGTGCATCAACTGACGTTGCAGCACGCAGCGCGTGTGAAGTCAGAAAAGTATCGTAAGAAAATTCGTAATCTCATCAAAGTGGGAGGATTGGAATCTGAACTCAATGAAGATGAGTTCATCGGTTTGCAATTGTTCTTAGGGGTGGCATTCCCGCTGCTATTGTTCTTTTTAAACTTTGCTTTGGACTTGGGATTGTCATGGCCCTTACTTGTGGGCTTAGGAGCTTTTGGCTTCTTCATGCCACAGATGCATTGCAAAGGAACAAAAAAACAGCGCGAGCTCAGTGTACGTGCTGATATGCCATTCTTCATCGATCTGTTAGCTCTGTCAGTGGAAGCAGGTTTAGATTTCTTCGGTGCGATTCAAAAGATCGTAGATAAAGTGGCAGATAAAGACTCAGTATTGGCGGAAGAGTTTAAGATTGTTTTAAAAGATATTAAAATCGGTTCGTCAAAACAGGAAGCCTTAAAAGAAATGGCTGCACGTATTGATATTCCCGAGATAACGAGCTTTGTTGCCGTCCTTATTGATGCGGAAGCTTCAGGTGCGAGCATTTCACAGGTTCTTAAAGATCAGTCGGTGCAAATGCGTCTAGAAAGATTGCTTCGTGCTGAAAAAGCCGGTGCGCGAGCATCGCAGTTGATTTTACTT encodes the following:
- a CDS encoding type II secretion system F family protein, with protein sequence MGSLELMLFGGIILAGAAVYLFVSSLLAGRPGESQLSWASGNEPVKSKNAIINICRPMVHQLTLQHAARVKSEKYRKKIRNLIKVGGLESELNEDEFIGLQLFLGVAFPLLLFFLNFALDLGLSWPLLVGLGAFGFFMPQMHCKGTKKQRELSVRADMPFFIDLLALSVEAGLDFFGAIQKIVDKVADKDSVLAEEFKIVLKDIKIGSSKQEALKEMAARIDIPEITSFVAVLIDAEASGASISQVLKDQSVQMRLERLLRAEKAGARASQLILLPLMMFILPAVFIMVFGPIAVRMIYGGGM
- a CDS encoding Maf family protein; protein product: MKKLNRTLILASQSPRRSEILKKAGYQFVPFPVYVSEIPDKNLSLNEQILDIARRKAEAVRTRLHDEGLSYPHHVVLTADTLVCLDNQTLGKPETEQMAFDFLKALSGRSHEVKTGIVLLDLDSNLNSDEVVSHIETTVVHFRSLTDSEILDYIASKEPLDKAGAYAIQGEGGKFVTHYDGDFNNVVGLPLQALEKLFTLNSWEFLRQPPAL
- a CDS encoding pyrroline-5-carboxylate reductase family protein, whose protein sequence is MKNPLLKTMKIGFIGAGNMTQALVKGMVESKEIRPDHIMVSNRTQGKLLKLAEQFQVQTRAHNQEIIAECDVVIIAVKPQDFSTALEGLTGQFSDHQIVISLAAGIPFDSLEKQIPTGRLVRLMPNTPSIIGRGVIGFMSPDEDEGFVSSLMDDLFGGLGYVMKVDNEDQFEALMISCSSGTGFVFEMMMYWQDWIAERGFADDVSRKMTIETFLGAALLAAQSEGIEIEELQSRVTSKKGVTAAGLTSMRELEIERGLRISFEKAAMRSKEISRTQK
- a CDS encoding YggS family pyridoxal phosphate-dependent enzyme; amino-acid sequence: MGIPAPTARSLISQKLSSKQKILAVSKLQPTEKIISLYNEGQRDFGENYIQEALEKIELLKDFSNIQWHLIGPIQKNKVKFLKKHFTYIHSIDSFALAEKISAAALSIQHIQKVFIQLNLSEEPTKSGFLKEDFESEWTRLQALSGIQIVGLMTMPPLENEPEKNRAFFKELKYIGSKFDLHEYSMGTSHDYQIALQEGATWIRLGTTLFGERESQKDQKRGPS